The Erwinia sp. SLM-02 genomic sequence AGTTTGCAGCTTGAGAACAGCATTCCAACGATCTTCGTCGGATGAGTTCACACTTGAAATGATAGCTTTCAGTTCCTCGCGCTTGGCGCGGTACTTGTCAGCCAGTTTCACGCGAACGACTTCGCGTGCTTTCATTGATTGCTTAGCCATCAGTAACCCTGCCTTACTTGCGGAACGGGAAGTTAAAAGCAGCCAATAGTGCGCGGCCTTCATCATCAGATTTCGCAGTAGTGGTAATGGTGATATCCAAACCACGAACGCGGTCGACTTTGTCATAGTCGATCTCTGGGAAGATGATCTGCTCGCGAACACCCATGCTGTAGTTACCGCGGCCATCGAATGACTTAGCGGACAAGCCACGGAAGTCACGGATACGTGGTACAGCAATAGAAATCAGGCGCTCAAAGAACTCCCACATGCGTTCACCACGCAGAGTCACTTTACAGCCGATCGGATAGCCCTGGCGGATTTTGAAGCCTGCAACTGATTTGCGTGCTTTGGTGATAAACGGCTTTTGACCGGAGATTGCTGCCAAATCGGCTGCTGCGTTATCCAGCAGTTTCTTGTCAGCGATCGCTTCACCAACACCCATGTTCAGGGTGATCTTCTCGACCCGAGGGACTTGCATGACAGAATTGTAGTTGAACTCAGTCATGAGTTTATTAACTACTTCGTCTTTGTAGTAATCATGCAGTTTCGCCATCGTACTACTCCAAATTACTTGATAGTTTCGCTGTTAGATTTGAAGAAACGGACTTTTTTGCCCTCTTCGAATCTAAAGCCTACACGGTCAGCCTTACCGGTTGCCGAGTTGAACAGTGCAACGTTGGAAACCTGAATAGCGGCTTCTTTTTCAACGATGCCACCTGGTTGGTTCAGAGCCGGTACAGGCTTCTGATGTTTTTTAACCAGGTTGATACCTTCAACAATGAGCTTGCCAGAAGACAGAACATTTTTAACTTTACCGCGCTTACCTTTATCTTTGCCGGTCAGCACGATAACTTCGTCATCGCGACGGATTTTAGCTGCCATTTTTCGCTCCTTAGAGTACTTCTGGTGCCAGAGAGATAATTTTCATGAACTTTTCAGTACGAAGTTCACGAGTTACCGGCCCAAAAATACGCGTTCCGATTGGCTGCTCAGTGTTATTGTTTAAAATAACGCATGCATTACCATCGAAGCGAATGACAGAACCGTCCGGGCGACGAACACCCTTCCTGGTGCGCACCACTACCGCCTTCAGCACATCACCCTTCTTAACCTTACCGCGAGGAATTGCTTCCTTGATGGTAATTTTGATGATGTCGCCAACGCCTGCGTAGCGACGGTGCGAGCCACCCAGAACCTTGATACACATTACGCGACGTGCACCGGAGTTGTCGGCGACGGTCAGCATAGTCTGTTCTTGGATCATTTTAGTGCTCCGCTAATGTCAACTACTACTTCGGGACCTGATTCAGGTCGTTTAAAAGCCCCATAATTGAGGGCGCAGCATTATAACACCGCATTTCGCATATGGGTAGAAAAAATAACCGACTCATATCGAGTCGTTATTTGGACCCCTGGAAAGAGGAACGCGACATTCTAAGGAATTGTTCATCCGGTAGCAATCTCAATCTGTACAATACGCCAGCTTATTTCAATTCATCAGGGTGGATTGTCCCAAAAGTTGTAAAGGGTCGACCTGTAACCCGTTGAACGGCTGTGAATATGGGCAAACTCATCCACCTTTAGCGCCAGGTTCGCGTCCGTGACTATTTTTCCGCGCCACACATCGGCGGTAATCTCACAGAGACTGGCCAGACTCATGCTGCCACGCCCCGGTTAAAGATCGTCTCTCATGTCAGCAGTTGCCAAGCCGTCATCCTGAAGGCCACCGACGGCCGCAGCTGCAGTGCATCCCGGAGGAATGATGAAGGCATCAACACCGGCGCCATGAGTCAGACAATGCTCCGCCCTGCCCTTCCCGGAAGGAATACGGGCTGAGCGTTCCTGAAGATAATTTGCCCATCCTGAATAAGTTACACGGGCCGCGGGTTCCGGATGATTAAGGGGGGAGGCGCAGGAAGGGGGAATAGCGTGGGGAGCAGAAAAGAAAAAACCCCCGACAAGCGGGGGTTTTTTACAGAGACAGAAGTTCTTATTACAGAACCGCTTTCTCTACAACGCGAACCAGAGTCCATGACTTAGTCTTGGACAGTGGACGGCATTCGCGGATTTCAACCACGTCGCCGATACCACATTCGTTGTTCTCGTCGTGTACGTGCAGTTTGGTCGTACGCTTGATGAATTTCCCGTAGATTGGGTGCTTCACAACACGTTCGATAGCAACAACGATGGATTTCTCCATTTTGTCACTAGTCACACGACCTTGCAGAGTACGGATTTTATCGGTCATTACGCACCCGCCTTCTCAGTCAGTAAAGTCTTAACGCGTGCAACATCACGGCGCACATTCTTCAGCAGATGAGTCTGCTGCAGTTGGCCGGATGCTGCCTGCATGCGCAGGTTGAACTGCTCACGCAGCAGGTTAAGCAGCTCAGTGTTAAGCTCTTCAACGCTTTTTTCACGCAGCTCTGTTGCTTTCATTACATCACCGTCTTAGTTACAAAGGTGGTTTTGATAGGCAGTTTTGCTGCTGCCAGCTTGAATGCTTCACGGGCCAGCTCTTCCGGAACACCGTCCATTTCATACAGGACTTTACCTGGCTGGATCAAGGCAACCCAATACTCCACGTTACCTTTACCTTTACCCATACGCACTTCCAGCGGCTTCTCAGTAATTGGTTTGTCCGGGAATACACGGATCCAAATTTTACCTTGACGCTTAACTGCACGGGTCATAGCACGACGTGCTGCTTCGATCTGACGGGCAGTCAGACGACCACGGCCAACAGCTTTCAGACCGAAAGTACCGAAGCTAACATCCGTACCCTGCGCCAGACCACGGTTGCGGCCTTTGTGCACTTTACGGAATTTCGTACGCTTTGGTTGTAACATCAGCGACTCTCCTTACTTACGGCCTTTACGCTGCTGCTTTTTAGGTTGAGCAGCCGGTTCCGGTTGTTCAACAGCAGCCATACCACCCAGGATCTCACCTTTGAAGATCCATACCTTAACGCCGATTACACCATAAGTGGTGTGGGCTTCAGAGGTGTTGTAGTCAATGTCTGCACGCAGAGTGTGCAGTGGCACGCGGCCTTCACGGTACCATTCAGTACGCGCGATTTCTGCACCGCCAAGACGGCCACTAACTTCAACTTTAATCCCTTTAGCGCCCAGACGCATTGCGTTCTGTACAGCACGCTTCATAGCACGACGGAACATCACACGACGCTCCAGCTGTGAAGTGATGCTGTCAGCAACCAATTTAGCGTCCAGTTCCGGTTTACGGACTTCGGCGATATTGATCTGTGCAGGAACGCCAGCGATATCCGCTACGACCTTGCGCAGTTTTTCTACATCTTCACCTTTCTTACCGATGACGATGCCAGGACGAGCGGTGTGAATAGTCACACGGATGCTCTTAGCTGGACGCTCGATAACGATACGAGAGACGGATGCTTTTGACAGTTCCTTGGTCAGGAACTGACGAACTTTAAAGTCGCTGTCCAGGTTGTCAGCGAATTCTTTGGTATTTGCGAACCAGGTAGAGTTCCAGGGTTTAACAATACCCAGGCGAATACCATTAGGATGTACTTTCTGACCCATTGCTAGTCTCCAGAGTCTCAGCGATCGGACACAACCACAGTAATGTGGCTGGTGCGCTTCAGGATGCGATCTGCACGACCTTTCGCACGCGGCATAATGCGCTTCATGCTTGGGCCTTCGTCTACGAAGATTTTCGTGACTTTCAGATCATCAATGTCAGCGCCATCGTTGTGTTCGGCGTTAGCAATGGCAGATTCCAGAACTTTCTTGACCAGTACAGCCGCTTTCTTATTGGTGTAGGTCAAAATGTCCAGAGCCTGCGACACTTTCTTACCGCGTACAAGATCTGCTACCAGGCGAACCTTCTGAGCAGAAGAACGAGCGTGGCGATGTTTAGCGATAGTTTCCATCTCTTCCTCCTGTTAGCGTTTCTTAGCTTTCTTATCAGCTGCGTGACCGCGATAAGTACGAGTCGGTGCAAATTCACCCAGTTTGTGACCGACCATTTCGTCGGAAACAAAGACAGGAACGTGCTGACGACCATTATGGACAGCGATGGTCAAACCGATCATGTTAGGGAAGATCGTTGAACGACGGGACCAGGTGCGCAGTGGCTTCTTGTCTCCGCTTTCCAAAGCTTTCTCTACCTTCTTCAGCAAGTGCAGGTCAATAAAAGGACCTTTCTTGAGAGAACGTGGCATGGCTTATCCTCTAAAATTATTTGCTACGGCGACGTACGATAAATTTATCAGTACGCTTGTTGCTACGGGTCTTCTTA encodes the following:
- the rplE gene encoding 50S ribosomal protein L5; this translates as MAKLHDYYKDEVVNKLMTEFNYNSVMQVPRVEKITLNMGVGEAIADKKLLDNAAADLAAISGQKPFITKARKSVAGFKIRQGYPIGCKVTLRGERMWEFFERLISIAVPRIRDFRGLSAKSFDGRGNYSMGVREQIIFPEIDYDKVDRVRGLDITITTTAKSDDEGRALLAAFNFPFRK
- the rplX gene encoding 50S ribosomal protein L24; its protein translation is MAAKIRRDDEVIVLTGKDKGKRGKVKNVLSSGKLIVEGINLVKKHQKPVPALNQPGGIVEKEAAIQVSNVALFNSATGKADRVGFRFEEGKKVRFFKSNSETIK
- the rplN gene encoding 50S ribosomal protein L14, with the translated sequence MIQEQTMLTVADNSGARRVMCIKVLGGSHRRYAGVGDIIKITIKEAIPRGKVKKGDVLKAVVVRTRKGVRRPDGSVIRFDGNACVILNNNTEQPIGTRIFGPVTRELRTEKFMKIISLAPEVL
- the rpsQ gene encoding 30S ribosomal protein S17, producing the protein MTDKIRTLQGRVTSDKMEKSIVVAIERVVKHPIYGKFIKRTTKLHVHDENNECGIGDVVEIRECRPLSKTKSWTLVRVVEKAVL
- the rpmC gene encoding 50S ribosomal protein L29; this encodes MKATELREKSVEELNTELLNLLREQFNLRMQAASGQLQQTHLLKNVRRDVARVKTLLTEKAGA
- the rplP gene encoding 50S ribosomal protein L16, whose product is MLQPKRTKFRKVHKGRNRGLAQGTDVSFGTFGLKAVGRGRLTARQIEAARRAMTRAVKRQGKIWIRVFPDKPITEKPLEVRMGKGKGNVEYWVALIQPGKVLYEMDGVPEELAREAFKLAAAKLPIKTTFVTKTVM
- the rpsC gene encoding 30S ribosomal protein S3, which produces MGQKVHPNGIRLGIVKPWNSTWFANTKEFADNLDSDFKVRQFLTKELSKASVSRIVIERPAKSIRVTIHTARPGIVIGKKGEDVEKLRKVVADIAGVPAQINIAEVRKPELDAKLVADSITSQLERRVMFRRAMKRAVQNAMRLGAKGIKVEVSGRLGGAEIARTEWYREGRVPLHTLRADIDYNTSEAHTTYGVIGVKVWIFKGEILGGMAAVEQPEPAAQPKKQQRKGRK
- the rplV gene encoding 50S ribosomal protein L22, translating into METIAKHRHARSSAQKVRLVADLVRGKKVSQALDILTYTNKKAAVLVKKVLESAIANAEHNDGADIDDLKVTKIFVDEGPSMKRIMPRAKGRADRILKRTSHITVVVSDR
- the rpsS gene encoding 30S ribosomal protein S19, with product MPRSLKKGPFIDLHLLKKVEKALESGDKKPLRTWSRRSTIFPNMIGLTIAVHNGRQHVPVFVSDEMVGHKLGEFAPTRTYRGHAADKKAKKR